A stretch of Leptospira andrefontaineae DNA encodes these proteins:
- the tatC gene encoding twin-arginine translocase subunit TatC, with protein MPSKKKSLSSIPQPTISAPEESLPHDREKFMTLGEHLEELRSVLIRSILVFTFFFVVALYFGEELHKIVIKPYKNILGESATFYQIKLMAPFMVYLRTGFMVSILITFPFVLAFLWSFVSPALEPRTARLGKALIAFSTVLFWLGVWLCWAQAFESFLKIFLVTVRPLDIETRLPIDEYYDVFFNMHLIFGLSFQLPVIMVLLAAVGILKLSFLLRHWREAFIGIAFAAAVLSPGPDVISMLMLFVPLLVLFGISLVLIAIIERK; from the coding sequence ATGCCTTCTAAAAAAAAGAGCCTTTCCAGTATTCCTCAGCCAACAATCTCAGCTCCAGAGGAAAGTCTTCCTCATGATAGAGAAAAGTTTATGACCCTAGGGGAACATTTAGAAGAACTACGTTCCGTACTCATTCGTTCTATTCTAGTGTTCACTTTTTTTTTCGTAGTCGCTTTATATTTTGGAGAAGAGCTGCACAAGATAGTTATCAAACCGTACAAGAACATTTTGGGAGAGTCTGCTACATTCTACCAAATCAAACTCATGGCTCCTTTTATGGTTTATCTAAGAACGGGATTTATGGTTTCTATCTTGATCACTTTTCCTTTCGTGTTGGCGTTCTTATGGAGCTTTGTATCTCCCGCACTAGAGCCAAGAACCGCAAGACTCGGAAAAGCACTTATAGCATTCTCCACCGTTTTATTTTGGTTAGGAGTTTGGTTATGCTGGGCCCAAGCATTCGAAAGTTTTCTAAAAATATTTTTAGTTACTGTCCGACCTTTAGATATTGAAACCAGGCTTCCTATCGACGAATACTATGATGTATTCTTCAATATGCATTTGATCTTCGGATTATCTTTCCAACTTCCGGTGATCATGGTACTCTTAGCTGCAGTCGGAATATTGAAACTTTCCTTTTTGCTAAGACATTGGAGAGAAGCATTTATAGGGATCGCATTTGCTGCTGCAGTATTATCCCCTGGACCTGATGTCATCTCCATGTTAATGTTATTCGTTCCATTGCTCGTCCTATTCGGGATCTCATTGGTACTAATCGCAATTATAGAGAGGAAATGA
- a CDS encoding Sec-independent protein translocase subunit TatA/TatB, whose protein sequence is MYAPLAFLNLGPWEIFFILGLALLLFGGKRLPSLAKDLGDGIRQFRKSLSGDAESESAKIQEPETKQPAAPASSPKKSKKSA, encoded by the coding sequence ATGTACGCACCACTCGCATTTTTAAATTTAGGCCCTTGGGAAATCTTTTTCATACTAGGTTTAGCTCTCCTGCTTTTCGGGGGCAAGCGACTTCCCTCTTTAGCAAAGGATTTAGGAGACGGAATCCGCCAATTCCGCAAATCTCTTTCCGGAGATGCAGAATCTGAATCTGCTAAAATCCAGGAACCGGAAACAAAACAACCGGCGGCTCCTGCTTCTTCTCCTAAAAAATCCAAAAAATCCGCTTAA
- the trxA gene encoding thioredoxin, with translation MALTEINDSTFSSEINKGMVLVDCWAEWCGPCRMVSPVLEELSSEMNDILKIKKLNVDDNQDTAQKLNIQSLPTLLLFKDGQLVDKIIGALPKAQIKSFIERHK, from the coding sequence ATGGCATTGACCGAAATAAACGATTCAACTTTCAGTTCCGAGATCAATAAGGGCATGGTCCTAGTAGATTGCTGGGCCGAATGGTGTGGTCCTTGTAGAATGGTTTCCCCGGTTCTGGAAGAACTTTCGTCCGAGATGAACGATATCTTAAAAATTAAAAAATTAAACGTAGACGACAACCAGGACACGGCACAAAAATTAAATATCCAATCCTTGCCGACCCTTCTACTTTTCAAAGACGGACAATTGGTGGATAAGATCATAGGAGCTCTTCCTAAGGCGCAAATCAAAAGTTTCATCGAAAGACATAAATAA
- a CDS encoding cAMP/cGMP-dependent 3',5'-cyclic-AMP/GMP phosphodiesterase, whose amino-acid sequence MLKEQTRGYIELPRGGYLVETSEGFFQIGSPPETIKDTMAEKKTPLVFILPNKFFHVEKGISTAELEFPIYFNFFLRQKKTTIICTAEQKDQLITVLKESLMGPEEINLESEYLDGAESFGFPDMKAEMGYFRGYKGLDDVVDFQVFDRDNMVNLGKVLVRKLPSGDFRITDGTKETEIPGEVGFNIKYEIGHRLEEPFQAPLLGITCLGPSHGFDPEDNTSGFIIWLNHQGIMVDPPVNSTEWLRMSNVNPKLINHVILTHCHADHDAGTFQKIMEETKITIHATATVMESFIRKYSALTKIPRKELLELFNFQQIIIGRPAMINGGEFNFHYALHSIPSVGFEFFFQDQSFVYTSDHLNEPEVHDKMYEKGVLPESRWKFLKEFPWDRRIIYHEAGIPPLHTRVSYLASLPPEIQEKITVYHIARTDMPPGTKLKLARFGIENTVYPEITPPKHMEAYNLLDILSQIDIFSGFPIEKAKEFLLIVREEKYKRGDQIIKKGTPGDKFYIIASGNVKFEGLLGDADIAPIKRYGQYEYFGEASLVLDLPRAADVFAETDVVALTIEKNKFLQFIRNTDLRQNLIRLNSIRDSNSWKTLLDSRHFKGLTSHQVTQLEMIMRLSKVNKGSVLITEKAFYHEAYIIRHGKVSVYQHGKKLAELTDGDFVGEIYSISKKLVSNYTFQAESETELFSISQNELIQYIKRNPGVYMRMNTVY is encoded by the coding sequence ATGCTAAAAGAACAAACCAGGGGATATATTGAGCTTCCTAGAGGGGGCTATTTAGTCGAAACAAGCGAGGGCTTCTTTCAGATCGGTTCTCCTCCCGAAACCATCAAAGACACGATGGCTGAAAAAAAGACTCCCCTGGTATTTATACTTCCTAACAAATTTTTCCACGTAGAAAAGGGGATCAGCACCGCAGAGCTTGAATTCCCGATTTACTTTAACTTCTTCTTAAGACAAAAAAAGACCACGATCATCTGTACTGCTGAACAAAAAGATCAGCTTATTACAGTACTTAAAGAATCCTTAATGGGTCCTGAAGAGATCAATTTAGAATCCGAATATTTGGATGGAGCTGAATCTTTCGGCTTTCCTGATATGAAAGCTGAGATGGGTTATTTCAGAGGATATAAGGGACTAGACGATGTAGTCGACTTCCAAGTATTCGATAGAGATAATATGGTCAACCTCGGAAAGGTTTTGGTACGTAAACTTCCTTCTGGTGATTTTAGGATTACTGATGGAACGAAAGAGACCGAGATCCCCGGAGAAGTTGGATTCAATATTAAATACGAGATCGGTCATAGGTTAGAAGAGCCTTTCCAAGCTCCTTTACTTGGTATCACCTGTCTCGGGCCTTCTCATGGATTCGATCCTGAGGACAACACTTCCGGTTTTATTATCTGGTTGAATCACCAAGGTATCATGGTGGATCCTCCTGTGAACTCAACTGAATGGCTTAGGATGTCTAATGTAAATCCTAAGTTAATCAACCACGTTATTCTCACTCATTGCCATGCGGATCATGATGCTGGAACTTTCCAAAAAATTATGGAAGAGACTAAGATCACGATCCATGCAACTGCAACTGTGATGGAAAGTTTTATCCGTAAATATTCAGCTCTTACTAAGATCCCTCGTAAGGAATTACTCGAACTTTTCAATTTCCAACAAATCATCATAGGCAGACCTGCGATGATCAACGGTGGAGAATTCAATTTTCATTATGCATTACATTCCATTCCTTCTGTAGGATTTGAGTTCTTCTTCCAAGACCAATCTTTTGTGTATACTTCCGATCATTTGAATGAACCTGAAGTTCACGATAAGATGTATGAGAAGGGAGTTCTTCCCGAATCTCGCTGGAAATTCTTAAAAGAGTTTCCTTGGGACAGAAGGATTATCTATCATGAAGCTGGAATTCCTCCTCTTCATACAAGGGTTAGTTATTTAGCGAGTTTACCTCCTGAGATCCAGGAAAAGATCACCGTATATCATATCGCAAGAACGGATATGCCTCCAGGCACTAAACTGAAACTGGCTCGTTTCGGAATAGAGAACACTGTGTATCCGGAGATCACTCCTCCTAAACATATGGAGGCTTATAACCTTCTAGATATCTTAAGCCAAATTGATATTTTCAGCGGTTTCCCGATCGAAAAGGCGAAGGAATTCCTACTGATCGTCCGGGAAGAAAAATACAAACGTGGCGATCAGATCATCAAGAAGGGAACCCCGGGTGATAAATTTTACATCATCGCTTCCGGAAACGTAAAGTTCGAAGGCCTTCTTGGGGATGCCGATATAGCACCCATTAAACGATACGGACAATACGAGTATTTCGGAGAAGCATCTCTCGTTCTAGATCTTCCTAGAGCTGCGGACGTTTTTGCAGAAACAGATGTAGTAGCTCTTACAATCGAGAAGAATAAGTTCTTACAGTTTATCAGAAATACGGATCTAAGACAAAACTTGATACGACTGAACAGCATTCGTGATAGTAACTCTTGGAAAACACTGTTAGATTCACGTCACTTCAAAGGACTTACAAGTCATCAGGTCACTCAATTAGAAATGATCATGAGACTTTCCAAGGTGAACAAAGGTTCAGTGCTTATTACGGAAAAAGCGTTTTACCACGAGGCATATATTATTCGTCATGGAAAAGTAAGCGTATATCAACACGGTAAAAAATTGGCCGAGTTGACCGACGGAGATTTCGTGGGAGAGATTTACTCTATATCCAAAAAGCTGGTGTCCAATTACACGTTCCAAGCAGAATCAGAAACGGAATTGTTCTCTATTTCTCAGAACGAACTCATCCAGTACATTAAACGGAATCCCGGCGTTTACATGAGAATGAATACCGTCTACTGA
- a CDS encoding acyl-CoA dehydrogenase family protein, with product MERVLQFTEEHEAFRDMARKFFETEVAPYHHEWEKVGMVPKELWKKAGASGLLCPDVPEEYGGSGADFLYNVVVIEESSRSGNSGFFVSLHNDVIAPYISAYANEEQKKRWLPGCCSGDSILAVAMTEPGAGSDLKSLRTSAVDKGDHYVVNGQKTFISNGQLANLVITAVKHENGTISLVMIEEGMKGFERGRNLEKIGLKAQDTSELYFNDVVVPKENVIGKDGQGFRYLMMKLAQERLVLAIAAVEATALVQRMTLKYIKERMAFGKKIGSFQHIKFQMAEMATELEMCRTFVDKVVSEHIAGKKLTVEASMAKYYSTEMQKRHTDLCLQFFGGYGYMMEYPIARAYLDARIQTIYAGTTEIMKEIIGGSLGL from the coding sequence ATGGAAAGAGTCCTACAATTTACCGAAGAGCATGAAGCTTTTCGTGATATGGCACGTAAGTTTTTTGAAACTGAAGTAGCTCCTTATCATCATGAATGGGAAAAAGTCGGAATGGTTCCGAAAGAACTTTGGAAAAAAGCGGGAGCAAGCGGACTGCTTTGCCCTGACGTTCCGGAAGAATACGGTGGATCAGGTGCGGACTTTCTATATAACGTTGTTGTAATAGAAGAATCTTCCAGATCAGGAAACAGCGGATTTTTCGTATCACTTCATAATGATGTGATCGCTCCTTATATCAGTGCTTACGCAAATGAAGAACAAAAGAAAAGATGGTTACCAGGTTGCTGTAGCGGAGATAGCATTTTAGCGGTCGCTATGACAGAACCTGGAGCAGGTTCCGATTTAAAAAGTCTAAGAACTTCTGCCGTGGATAAAGGAGACCATTATGTGGTCAACGGCCAAAAAACATTTATTTCCAACGGACAGCTTGCAAATTTAGTAATTACGGCCGTGAAACATGAAAACGGTACGATTTCACTTGTTATGATAGAAGAGGGGATGAAAGGTTTCGAAAGAGGTCGTAATCTCGAGAAGATCGGACTAAAAGCCCAGGATACCTCGGAATTATACTTCAACGACGTAGTCGTTCCTAAAGAGAATGTAATCGGAAAAGACGGACAAGGTTTCCGTTATTTGATGATGAAACTCGCGCAAGAGCGTCTCGTATTGGCAATCGCAGCGGTAGAAGCCACTGCACTTGTTCAGAGAATGACTCTAAAATATATTAAAGAGAGGATGGCTTTCGGGAAAAAGATCGGAAGTTTTCAACACATCAAATTTCAAATGGCGGAGATGGCTACGGAACTGGAAATGTGCCGTACCTTCGTCGACAAAGTGGTTTCGGAGCATATAGCTGGAAAAAAATTAACTGTAGAGGCTTCTATGGCTAAGTATTATTCCACTGAGATGCAAAAACGTCATACTGACCTCTGCCTCCAATTTTTCGGAGGATACGGTTATATGATGGAATACCCGATCGCAAGAGCGTATTTGGATGCAAGGATCCAAACAATCTACGCGGGAACCACCGAAATCATGAAAGAAATTATTGGTGGAAGTTTAGGACTCTGA
- a CDS encoding Lsa36 family surface (lipo)protein — protein MDRMAPLKSIIRRCVRYAAFLILASSLYFIPVSSAEAQVSCIPPASGNNVCSIIPASTVAQFNGLEETIRKEYLNELTKSMADASVLANINSSMMGPGTVNRFQVGAGLGVAGVKKDDINIQYGDISIPKFPNVGASINPGVMVGVNLGWLLGQGPSHQPTEDEKDSGRSFLHRINIYAHGFQGNISNGDIKSLSDSTSKDLSMSGNVNSFGMTVRFQIAKERYTKLDFFGFTGLSLGVGFHRKWEEITMNYHPSGTDAVKVEFGPATGKWDADVNFAYQSKVQSVPVDIRTGVRLFYILTLFAGAGISNNTGYTKLNLGVSGPLYLALDPNASGLPPQVIQQMNGNAGGTLSLNTSGSAEVRTQMNYFVGGFELNILMFKVLAEAMATDDKIYSANLGIKFAL, from the coding sequence ATGGATCGAATGGCTCCTTTAAAGAGTATAATTAGGCGGTGTGTTCGGTATGCCGCCTTCCTTATTTTAGCTTCTTCCTTATATTTCATCCCAGTTTCTTCCGCAGAGGCACAGGTATCCTGTATTCCTCCTGCTTCCGGAAACAATGTCTGTAGTATAATTCCTGCCTCGACGGTGGCTCAGTTCAATGGTTTAGAAGAAACCATCCGCAAAGAATATTTGAATGAGCTTACAAAGTCCATGGCGGACGCTTCCGTTCTTGCAAACATCAACTCTTCTATGATGGGACCAGGAACAGTGAACCGTTTCCAAGTAGGAGCGGGGCTTGGAGTTGCGGGAGTCAAAAAGGATGATATAAATATCCAATACGGCGATATTTCCATTCCCAAGTTCCCGAATGTAGGAGCTTCGATCAATCCAGGAGTAATGGTAGGTGTGAATTTAGGCTGGTTACTCGGCCAGGGACCTTCTCACCAACCGACTGAGGATGAAAAGGATTCAGGCAGATCTTTCCTGCATAGGATCAATATTTATGCCCACGGCTTCCAAGGTAATATCTCCAATGGAGATATTAAATCACTGAGTGATTCAACTTCAAAAGACTTATCTATGTCTGGCAATGTAAACAGTTTTGGAATGACTGTTAGATTTCAGATCGCGAAAGAAAGATACACCAAACTGGACTTTTTCGGATTTACGGGACTTAGTTTAGGTGTTGGCTTCCACAGAAAATGGGAAGAGATCACTATGAATTATCACCCGAGTGGAACAGACGCAGTTAAAGTTGAGTTTGGTCCTGCCACAGGTAAATGGGATGCAGATGTTAACTTCGCTTATCAATCGAAGGTACAATCTGTTCCGGTGGATATTAGAACCGGGGTTCGACTCTTTTATATCTTAACCTTATTTGCCGGTGCGGGTATATCGAACAATACAGGATACACCAAATTGAATTTGGGAGTAAGCGGTCCCTTATATTTGGCTTTGGATCCTAACGCTTCGGGTCTTCCTCCTCAGGTCATCCAACAGATGAATGGTAATGCAGGTGGTACATTATCCTTGAATACTAGCGGATCTGCTGAAGTTAGAACTCAGATGAACTATTTCGTGGGCGGCTTCGAATTGAACATATTAATGTTCAAGGTATTGGCAGAAGCTATGGCCACTGACGATAAGATCTATTCTGCAAACTTAGGTATTAAGTTCGCCCTTTAA
- a CDS encoding MFS transporter gives MRKQSFILILTVFIDMMGFSLIFPIFPETLNHFLAQAGDPVLDLLAGWTSRILDGRTSDWKLFVALFGGIVASLYSILQFLFSPIWGKLSDSTGRRPVLVFTCTGSFLGYLVWLFSGSFSLFVLSRLITGLMGGNVSVATAAMADSTSEQDRTKGMGMIGAGIGLGFIAGPSIGGILAHTDPSYLLPFLPLGKMTIFPSVALMATAASFVNLLLILFRFRETLPHNLRKKSEGRLHPALGVFDLGSKEIMYIGFLNLYFLLFFSGFEFSLNFYLDQFLGYKPVSIGYTFVYIGLIIVFVQGGIIRRISGKVPEKKVGLLASIFLILGFSFLYFSSASVIASEQSTFLLFVALTFLAMGSAFLNPTVSSIVSLFSSPSEQGKNLGILRSLGSFGRGISPIIFSVVYSQKGPQISFLVSGILSFIFLGLFIFVKQPAPKN, from the coding sequence ATGAGGAAACAATCCTTCATATTAATACTTACAGTCTTCATTGACATGATGGGATTTTCCCTCATCTTCCCTATCTTTCCGGAAACTCTAAATCATTTTCTAGCTCAGGCGGGAGATCCTGTTTTGGATCTTTTAGCCGGTTGGACCTCCCGCATTTTGGACGGCAGAACAAGTGATTGGAAACTTTTCGTAGCTCTCTTCGGGGGAATTGTAGCCAGTTTATATTCTATTCTTCAATTTTTGTTCTCACCTATTTGGGGAAAACTTTCGGACAGTACGGGACGTAGACCTGTTTTAGTTTTTACATGCACCGGTAGCTTTTTAGGATACTTGGTCTGGTTATTCTCAGGAAGTTTTTCATTATTCGTTCTTTCAAGACTGATCACTGGTCTTATGGGCGGGAATGTTTCTGTAGCAACTGCTGCGATGGCAGATTCCACTTCAGAGCAAGATCGTACGAAAGGAATGGGAATGATTGGTGCCGGGATCGGTCTTGGATTTATCGCAGGCCCTTCTATCGGTGGAATTTTAGCTCATACGGATCCGTCTTATCTTCTTCCTTTTTTACCTTTGGGAAAGATGACGATCTTCCCTTCAGTAGCTTTGATGGCGACTGCAGCGTCTTTCGTAAATTTACTATTAATACTCTTTAGATTCAGAGAAACTCTTCCTCATAATTTGCGTAAAAAATCGGAAGGAAGATTACATCCCGCATTAGGAGTTTTTGATCTAGGTTCCAAAGAGATCATGTATATAGGTTTCCTAAATTTATATTTTTTACTCTTCTTTTCAGGATTCGAATTCTCTCTTAACTTTTACTTGGATCAATTTTTAGGATATAAACCCGTAAGTATAGGTTATACTTTCGTTTATATTGGATTGATCATTGTATTCGTACAAGGTGGGATTATACGCAGGATCAGTGGAAAAGTTCCGGAAAAGAAAGTGGGACTTCTCGCTTCTATATTTTTGATATTGGGATTTTCTTTCTTATATTTTTCGAGTGCATCGGTAATCGCTTCCGAACAATCCACATTTCTGTTATTCGTGGCCTTGACTTTCTTAGCGATGGGAAGTGCATTCTTAAATCCTACTGTATCTTCTATCGTATCCTTATTCTCTTCTCCAAGTGAGCAGGGAAAAAATTTGGGGATCTTAAGAAGTTTAGGATCTTTTGGTAGAGGTATCTCTCCCATTATATTTAGCGTAGTGTATTCTCAAAAAGGACCTCAAATATCCTTCTTGGTTTCAGGGATCTTAAGTTTTATTTTTTTAGGGCTGTTTATATTTGTAAAACAGCCGGCTCCTAAAAATTAA